In a single window of the Podarcis raffonei isolate rPodRaf1 chromosome 14, rPodRaf1.pri, whole genome shotgun sequence genome:
- the RORA gene encoding nuclear receptor ROR-alpha isoform X1, whose amino-acid sequence MLCLVIAAMKAQIEIIPCKICGDKSSGIHYGVITCEGCKGFFRRSQQSNATYSCPRQKNCLIDRTSRNRCQHCRLQKCLAVGMSRDAVKFGRMSKKQRDSLYAEVQKHRMQQQQRDHQQQPGEAEPLTPTYNITTNGLTELHDDLSNYIDGHTPEGSKADSAVSSFYLDIQPSPDQSGLDINGIKPEPICDYTPASGFFPYCSFTNGETSPTVSMAELEHLAQNISKSHMETCQYLREELQQITWQTFLQEEIENYQSKQREVMWQLCAVKITEAIQYVVEFAKRIDGFMELCQNDQIVLLKAGSLEVVFIRMCRAFDSQNNTVYFDGKYASPDVFKSLGCEDFISFVFEFGKSLCSMHLTEDEIALFSAFVLLSADRSWLQEKVKIEKLQQKIQLALQHVLQKNHREDGILTKLICKVSTLRALCGRHTEKLMAFRAIYPDIVRLHFPPLYKELFTSEFEPAMQMDG is encoded by the exons GGCTTTTTCAGGAGGAGTCAGCAAAGTAACGCCACCTATTCCTGTCCCCGACAGAAGAACTGTTTAATTGATCGAACCAGTAGAAACCGTTGCCAACACTGTCGTTTACAGAAATGCCTTGCTGTGGGGATGTCTCGAGATG CTGTAAAGTTTGGTCGAATGTCAAAAAAGCAGAGGGACAGCTTGTATGCAGAAGTGCAGAAACACCggatgcagcaacagcagcgagATCACCAACAGCAACCCGGCGAAGCAGAGCCATTGACGCCAACATACAATATCACTACCAATGGGCTCACAGAACTGCATGATGACCTCAGTAATTACATTGATGGGCATACCCCTGAAGGTAGCAAAGCAGACTCTGCCGTTAGCAGCTTCTACTTAGACATACAGCCTTCTCCAGATCAGTCGGGGCTTGATATTAATGGAATCAAACCAGAACCGATATGTGACTACACACCTGCATCGGGCTTCTTTCCATATTGCTCTTTTACAAATGGAGAGACTTCTCCTACTGTGTCCATGGCAGAATTAG AACATCTCGCACAGAACATTTCCAAATCACACATGGAAACTTGCCAGTACTTGAGGGAGGAGTTGCAGCAAATAACATGGCAAACTTTTCTACAGGAAGAAATTGAGAACTACCAGAGCAAG CAAAGGGAAGTAATGTGGCAATTGTGTGCCGTGAAAATAACAGAAGCAATACAGTACGTGGTGGAGTTTGCCAAACGCATTGATGGCTTTATGGAACTGTGTCAAAATGATCAAATTGTGCTTTTAAAAGCAG GGTCTTTAGAGGTTGTATTTATCAGAATGTGCCGTGCCTTTGACTCCCAGAACAACACAGTGTACTTCGATGGCAAATATGCTAGCCCTGATGTATTCAAGTCATTAG GATGTGAAGATTTCATTAGTTTTGTTTTTGAATTTGGAAAGAGCTTATGTTCTATGCACCTTACTGAAGATGAgattgcattattttcagctttTGTTTTACTCTCTGCAG ACCGATCATGGCTTCAGGAGAAAGTAAAAATAGAAAAGCTCCAACAGAAGATTCAGTTAGCACTTCAACATGTATTACAGAAGAACCACCGAGAAGATGGAATCTTAACAAAG CTAATATGCAAAGTGTCTACTTTAAGAGCACTGTGCGGGCGACATACAGAAAAGCTTATGGCGTTTAGAGCAATATACCCAGACATTGTGCGACTTCATTTTCCTCCATTGTACAAGGAGTTGTTCACTTCAGAATTTGAGCCAGCAATGCAAATGGATGGGTAA
- the RORA gene encoding nuclear receptor ROR-alpha isoform X2: MLCLVIAAMKAQIEIIPCKICGDKSSGIHYGVITCEGCKGFFRRSQQSNATYSCPRQKNCLIDRTSRNRCQHCRLQKCLAVGMSRDAVKFGRMSKKQRDSLYAEVQKHRMQQQQRDHQQQPGEAEPLTPTYNITTNGLTELHDDLSNYIDGHTPEEHLAQNISKSHMETCQYLREELQQITWQTFLQEEIENYQSKQREVMWQLCAVKITEAIQYVVEFAKRIDGFMELCQNDQIVLLKAGSLEVVFIRMCRAFDSQNNTVYFDGKYASPDVFKSLGCEDFISFVFEFGKSLCSMHLTEDEIALFSAFVLLSADRSWLQEKVKIEKLQQKIQLALQHVLQKNHREDGILTKLICKVSTLRALCGRHTEKLMAFRAIYPDIVRLHFPPLYKELFTSEFEPAMQMDG, from the exons GGCTTTTTCAGGAGGAGTCAGCAAAGTAACGCCACCTATTCCTGTCCCCGACAGAAGAACTGTTTAATTGATCGAACCAGTAGAAACCGTTGCCAACACTGTCGTTTACAGAAATGCCTTGCTGTGGGGATGTCTCGAGATG CTGTAAAGTTTGGTCGAATGTCAAAAAAGCAGAGGGACAGCTTGTATGCAGAAGTGCAGAAACACCggatgcagcaacagcagcgagATCACCAACAGCAACCCGGCGAAGCAGAGCCATTGACGCCAACATACAATATCACTACCAATGGGCTCACAGAACTGCATGATGACCTCAGTAATTACATTGATGGGCATACCCCTGAAG AACATCTCGCACAGAACATTTCCAAATCACACATGGAAACTTGCCAGTACTTGAGGGAGGAGTTGCAGCAAATAACATGGCAAACTTTTCTACAGGAAGAAATTGAGAACTACCAGAGCAAG CAAAGGGAAGTAATGTGGCAATTGTGTGCCGTGAAAATAACAGAAGCAATACAGTACGTGGTGGAGTTTGCCAAACGCATTGATGGCTTTATGGAACTGTGTCAAAATGATCAAATTGTGCTTTTAAAAGCAG GGTCTTTAGAGGTTGTATTTATCAGAATGTGCCGTGCCTTTGACTCCCAGAACAACACAGTGTACTTCGATGGCAAATATGCTAGCCCTGATGTATTCAAGTCATTAG GATGTGAAGATTTCATTAGTTTTGTTTTTGAATTTGGAAAGAGCTTATGTTCTATGCACCTTACTGAAGATGAgattgcattattttcagctttTGTTTTACTCTCTGCAG ACCGATCATGGCTTCAGGAGAAAGTAAAAATAGAAAAGCTCCAACAGAAGATTCAGTTAGCACTTCAACATGTATTACAGAAGAACCACCGAGAAGATGGAATCTTAACAAAG CTAATATGCAAAGTGTCTACTTTAAGAGCACTGTGCGGGCGACATACAGAAAAGCTTATGGCGTTTAGAGCAATATACCCAGACATTGTGCGACTTCATTTTCCTCCATTGTACAAGGAGTTGTTCACTTCAGAATTTGAGCCAGCAATGCAAATGGATGGGTAA
- the RORA gene encoding nuclear receptor ROR-alpha isoform X3 translates to MVSFTSSAVKFGRMSKKQRDSLYAEVQKHRMQQQQRDHQQQPGEAEPLTPTYNITTNGLTELHDDLSNYIDGHTPEGSKADSAVSSFYLDIQPSPDQSGLDINGIKPEPICDYTPASGFFPYCSFTNGETSPTVSMAELEHLAQNISKSHMETCQYLREELQQITWQTFLQEEIENYQSKQREVMWQLCAVKITEAIQYVVEFAKRIDGFMELCQNDQIVLLKAGSLEVVFIRMCRAFDSQNNTVYFDGKYASPDVFKSLGCEDFISFVFEFGKSLCSMHLTEDEIALFSAFVLLSADRSWLQEKVKIEKLQQKIQLALQHVLQKNHREDGILTKLICKVSTLRALCGRHTEKLMAFRAIYPDIVRLHFPPLYKELFTSEFEPAMQMDG, encoded by the exons ATGGTGAGCTTTACTAGTTCAG CTGTAAAGTTTGGTCGAATGTCAAAAAAGCAGAGGGACAGCTTGTATGCAGAAGTGCAGAAACACCggatgcagcaacagcagcgagATCACCAACAGCAACCCGGCGAAGCAGAGCCATTGACGCCAACATACAATATCACTACCAATGGGCTCACAGAACTGCATGATGACCTCAGTAATTACATTGATGGGCATACCCCTGAAGGTAGCAAAGCAGACTCTGCCGTTAGCAGCTTCTACTTAGACATACAGCCTTCTCCAGATCAGTCGGGGCTTGATATTAATGGAATCAAACCAGAACCGATATGTGACTACACACCTGCATCGGGCTTCTTTCCATATTGCTCTTTTACAAATGGAGAGACTTCTCCTACTGTGTCCATGGCAGAATTAG AACATCTCGCACAGAACATTTCCAAATCACACATGGAAACTTGCCAGTACTTGAGGGAGGAGTTGCAGCAAATAACATGGCAAACTTTTCTACAGGAAGAAATTGAGAACTACCAGAGCAAG CAAAGGGAAGTAATGTGGCAATTGTGTGCCGTGAAAATAACAGAAGCAATACAGTACGTGGTGGAGTTTGCCAAACGCATTGATGGCTTTATGGAACTGTGTCAAAATGATCAAATTGTGCTTTTAAAAGCAG GGTCTTTAGAGGTTGTATTTATCAGAATGTGCCGTGCCTTTGACTCCCAGAACAACACAGTGTACTTCGATGGCAAATATGCTAGCCCTGATGTATTCAAGTCATTAG GATGTGAAGATTTCATTAGTTTTGTTTTTGAATTTGGAAAGAGCTTATGTTCTATGCACCTTACTGAAGATGAgattgcattattttcagctttTGTTTTACTCTCTGCAG ACCGATCATGGCTTCAGGAGAAAGTAAAAATAGAAAAGCTCCAACAGAAGATTCAGTTAGCACTTCAACATGTATTACAGAAGAACCACCGAGAAGATGGAATCTTAACAAAG CTAATATGCAAAGTGTCTACTTTAAGAGCACTGTGCGGGCGACATACAGAAAAGCTTATGGCGTTTAGAGCAATATACCCAGACATTGTGCGACTTCATTTTCCTCCATTGTACAAGGAGTTGTTCACTTCAGAATTTGAGCCAGCAATGCAAATGGATGGGTAA